In Salvia miltiorrhiza cultivar Shanhuang (shh) chromosome 4, IMPLAD_Smil_shh, whole genome shotgun sequence, the DNA window TTTGTATTGCTCAATGGTGTAGTACTCATTCACATAAGATGCAGGATCGTGTTCCATGAATTCAATGGCAGCTATGGCATGTAAGCAAGGGATGCCAACCGTCTGCCATACTCTACAAGTGCATGTCCTATTCTCAACATGAACAACAAACTTATCCCCTTCTatatgaatttcaaattttccacCTAATGCAGGGTAAGGCATGCAATGTTTTGAGTCAGCAGATAGCTTATCTAGCTTTTTCCTAATCAATGGACACAAGGTATCCTCCACCTTATCAATGTCTGTCATTTTCTTAACCTGCCTGACCATCAAACTAATTCTTATCTCCTCCAACATGTGCATAACATATTTTTCCCTAGCATTCAAAATATATCCGTTGAAAGTCTCGGATATATTATTATCCACCATATCAGTGCAGACACTAGTGGATAAGAATACCTTGCAAAACTTCTTCACATCCCTATTCACAAAGTCTTGATATGCAGCCACATCCTCAACCTTCAAATCCTCCAGTGCTTGTTTGTACCCCTCCAGGGTTGTTTGATCTCACTGCTCTCCAGAAAATCCCCTTTAAGACCGCTCCCTTGTGCACTTTTTTCCAGTTCATGTACACATGCCGAGCACAATTTCTATGTTCGGCATGAGGTACAAGAAGATTGACAGCAGCTTCAAGACCCTGTGGCAATAATCAAACAGTAGAATCAATACATATGGCCGGTTTGATACACTATATCAAATATAAAGAAACATTGCATGTCATACCTTTTGTTGATCCGATATAAAAGTCCATCCATCCCCACTCCCAATCTGAAGATCTTCAACCAGACATTTCATAAACCATGTCCAGTAATGCTCATTCTCTATCTCTACAGCAGCCCAAGCTATGGGATACATTTGATTATTCTCATCTTTACCTATTGCACACAACAGAATACCTCCTAGAAAAGTCTTCAAATGGCAGCCATCTAGGCCCACCACTGGCCTACAGCCTGCCTTAAAACCCTTCCTCAATGAGCTATAGCCCATATACAAAGCCTTGAATTCACCTCCCTCTGCCAACAGCAACTCAAAACTCCCCTTCGGATCCACTCTTCTATTCTCAGCCAAGTATCTCCTGATTAGAGCATAGTGCTCAGTCACAGTCCCTCGAATAAGCTCCAGAGCCTTCTATCTTGCTCTGTATAGCCTATCCTTATGCACTTTAGTTGCATACCTCTGCCAGATATCCTCCCTCAACTCAGCAACTGACAATTGTGGCCTAACTCTAAACACATTGATGTACCTCTTAGCTATCCAATTACTACTCATTAGCTTATTATTCATAGCCTTTGAACATCTATGTCTACCCCCAACTGTCTTGATCTTGAAAGATCCATCCCCACTGACTCTACTTGCATAAATCCTCTAAGGACACCCTTTCTTACAAAATGCCTCACAAAACTCCCCTGACACCCTATTGAAATGGACATGCTTGTGATTCTCAATTGCCCAAGCCTGAATGGCCTCTCTGCATTGCCAGCCATCTTGAAATCTAAGGCCTAGACAGAGATCTAAGTCCTTGTGGTTACACTTAGGGTCATAAAGTAGCTTCTTTGGTTTACCTCTAACAACAATTCCCTCCTCATCAGTTTCAGATGAGTCAACATCCCCTTCACTAGCATCATATTCATATTCTACATCTACTTCACCTACCAAATCTTGTTCTGTCCTAACATTGTCATCAATGAGCTCAAAAACATTGGGCTTGTTTGCTAAGTTCCTTCTTGACTGGACATATTCCTCATCATCACTCACTAGCTCATCCTCTGCTAAACCATCCAATGCTGAATTATCATCAGAACCCTCTATAGAAGGGGTATAGTCATCATCATCTAGAGGACCGTCCCCATCTCCACCCTCTATCCCTCCTAGACCCTGCCCTTGAAGTCCCTGCCCCTCAAAACCCTGCCCCTCAATACCCTGCCCTTCAACACCTAAATCAGCAGCCTGCACCTCAATACGCTGCCCTTCAACACCTAAATCATCAGCCTGCCCATCAACATCCCCCA includes these proteins:
- the LOC131022996 gene encoding uncharacterized protein LOC131022996; protein product: MVDNNISETFNGYILNAREKYVMHMLEEIRISLMVRQVKKMTDIDKVEDTLCPLIRKKLDKLSADSKHCMPYPALGGKFEIHIEGDKFVVHVENRTCTCRVWQTVGIPCLHAIAAIEFMEHDPASYVNEYYTIEQYKQAYSFGLEPLNGERLWPQVEGYVVKPPSIRKMPGRPKLKRKRAAHEVDPVNPNKLRRHGQKITCKNCGQVGHNSRGCKNKTVVKVPKDKGKPGRPRTRSNPNEAGASNTEDREGTS